In Tursiops truncatus isolate mTurTru1 chromosome 19, mTurTru1.mat.Y, whole genome shotgun sequence, a genomic segment contains:
- the LOC101332674 gene encoding zinc finger protein 772 isoform X1: MAAALLTDSAQGKVNFEDVFVYFSQEEWGLLDEAQRLLYREVMLENFALMASLGCSHGMEEEEIPFEQSVSVKGVSQVTIPKTIPSSQKAHPCETCGPILKDVLYLAEHQETHPGQKPYMCVACGKQLCFSANLHHQKQHSGEKHCRRDEGRAFLVNSCSVQPLDMPFTTGEGCKDFPTSSSIFQHHAPLSKWKPQSNTKCAEAFHSGQMHYKCNECGKAFSRKDSLVQHQRVHTGERPYECSECGKTFSRKPILAQHQRIHTGEMPYECGICGKVFNHSSNLIVHQRVHTGARPYKCSECGKAYSHKSTLVQHESIHTGERPYECSECGKYFGHKYRLIKHWSVHTGTRPYECIACGKFFSQSSDLIAHQRVHNGEKPYVCSECGKAFSHKHVLVQHHRIHTGERPYKCSECGKAFRQRASLIRHWKVHAGERP; the protein is encoded by the exons ATGGCGGCCGCCCTGCTGACGGACTCGGCGCAG GGGAAAGTGAACTTTGAGGACGTGTTCGTGTACTTCTCCCAGGAGGAGTGGGGGCTCCTTGATGAGGCTCAGAGGCTCCTGTACCGCGAAGTGATGCTGGAGAACTTTGCCCTTATGGCCTCACTGG GTTGTTCGCATggaatggaggaggaggagatacCTTTTGAGCAGAGCGTTTCTGTAAAAGGAGTGTCACAGGTCACGATTCCTAAGACGATTCCGTCTTCCCAGAAGGCCCACCCCTGTGAGACATGTGGCCCGATCTTGAAAGATGTTTTGTACTTGGCTGAGCACCAGGAAACACACCCTGGGCAAAAACCATACatgtgtgtggcatgtgggaaacAACTCTGTTTCAGTGCAAACCTTCACCACCAGAAGCAGCACAGTGGAGAGAAACACTGCAGAAGGGATGAGGGTAGGGCCTTTCTTGTGAACAGCTGCTCTGTCCAACCATTGGACATGCCCTTTACCACAGGGGAGGGTTGTAAGGACTTCCCAACTAGCTCAAGCATATTCCAGCACCATGCTCCTCTTAGTAAGTGGAAGCCACAAAGTAACACCAAGTGTGCAGAGGCCTTTCACAGTGGACAAATGCATTACAAgtgcaatgaatgtgggaaagccttcagccGCAAAGACTCACTTGTTCAGCACCAGAGAgtccacactggagaaaggccttatgagtgcagtgagtGTGGGAAAACCTTCAGCCGCAAACCCATACTTGCGCAGCACCAGAGGATCCACACTGGAGAAATGCCTTACGAGTGTGGCATATGTGGGAAAGTTTTTAACCATAGCTCTAACCTTATTGTACACCAGAGAGTCCATACTGGAGCAAGGCCTTAcaaatgcagtgaatgtgggaaagcctacAGTCACAAATCCACACTTGTTCAGCATGAGAGTATCCatactggagaaaggccttatgagtgcagcgAATGTGGGAAATACTTTGGTCACAAATACAGACTCATTAAACACTGGAGTGTTCATACTGGGacaaggccttatgagtgcattGCATGTGGGAAGTTCTTCAGCCAAAGTTCCGACCTTATTGCACACCAGAGAGTTCACAATGGCGAAAAGCCATATGTGTGCAGTGAGTGTGGAAAAGCCTTTAGCCACAAACATGTGCTTGTTCAGCACCATagaatccacactggagaaaGACCGTATAAGTGCAGTgagtgtgggaaggccttcaggCAAAGAGCTTCCCTCATCAGACATTGGAAAGTTCATGCTGGAGAAAGGCCTTAG
- the LOC101332674 gene encoding uncharacterized protein isoform X3, translating into MEEEEIPFEQSVSVKGVSQVTIPKTIPSSQKAHPCETCGPILKDVLYLAEHQETHPGQKPYMCVACGKQLCFSANLHHQKQHSGEKHCRRDEGRAFLVNSCSVQPLDMPFTTGEGCKDFPTSSSIFQHHAPLSKWKPQSNTKCAEAFHSGQMHYKCNECGKAFSRKDSLVQHQRVHTGERPYECSECGKTFSRKPILAQHQRIHTGEMPYECGICGKVFNHSSNLIVHQRVHTGARPYKCSECGKAYSHKSTLVQHESIHTGERPYECSECGKYFGHKYRLIKHWSVHTGTRPYECIACGKFFSQSSDLIAHQRVHNGEKPYVCSECGKAFSHKHVLVQHHRIHTGERPYKCSECGKAFRQRASLIRHWKVHAGERP; encoded by the coding sequence atggaggaggaggagatacCTTTTGAGCAGAGCGTTTCTGTAAAAGGAGTGTCACAGGTCACGATTCCTAAGACGATTCCGTCTTCCCAGAAGGCCCACCCCTGTGAGACATGTGGCCCGATCTTGAAAGATGTTTTGTACTTGGCTGAGCACCAGGAAACACACCCTGGGCAAAAACCATACatgtgtgtggcatgtgggaaacAACTCTGTTTCAGTGCAAACCTTCACCACCAGAAGCAGCACAGTGGAGAGAAACACTGCAGAAGGGATGAGGGTAGGGCCTTTCTTGTGAACAGCTGCTCTGTCCAACCATTGGACATGCCCTTTACCACAGGGGAGGGTTGTAAGGACTTCCCAACTAGCTCAAGCATATTCCAGCACCATGCTCCTCTTAGTAAGTGGAAGCCACAAAGTAACACCAAGTGTGCAGAGGCCTTTCACAGTGGACAAATGCATTACAAgtgcaatgaatgtgggaaagccttcagccGCAAAGACTCACTTGTTCAGCACCAGAGAgtccacactggagaaaggccttatgagtgcagtgagtGTGGGAAAACCTTCAGCCGCAAACCCATACTTGCGCAGCACCAGAGGATCCACACTGGAGAAATGCCTTACGAGTGTGGCATATGTGGGAAAGTTTTTAACCATAGCTCTAACCTTATTGTACACCAGAGAGTCCATACTGGAGCAAGGCCTTAcaaatgcagtgaatgtgggaaagcctacAGTCACAAATCCACACTTGTTCAGCATGAGAGTATCCatactggagaaaggccttatgagtgcagcgAATGTGGGAAATACTTTGGTCACAAATACAGACTCATTAAACACTGGAGTGTTCATACTGGGacaaggccttatgagtgcattGCATGTGGGAAGTTCTTCAGCCAAAGTTCCGACCTTATTGCACACCAGAGAGTTCACAATGGCGAAAAGCCATATGTGTGCAGTGAGTGTGGAAAAGCCTTTAGCCACAAACATGTGCTTGTTCAGCACCATagaatccacactggagaaaGACCGTATAAGTGCAGTgagtgtgggaaggccttcaggCAAAGAGCTTCCCTCATCAGACATTGGAAAGTTCATGCTGGAGAAAGGCCTTAG
- the LOC101332674 gene encoding zinc finger protein 772 isoform X4, with amino-acid sequence MAAALLTDSAQGKVNFEDVFVYFSQEEWGLLDEAQRLLYREVMLENFALMASLGYASSMFHGIAPLELDSEPWLSEWANMTPAMTREAQGGGGPGCSHGMEEEEIPFEQSVSVKGVSQVTIPKTIPSSQKAHPCETCGPILKDVLYLAEHQETHPGQKPYMCVACGKQLCFSANLHHQKQHSGEKHCRRDEGRAFLVNSCSVQPLDMPFTTGEGCKDFPTSSSIFQHHAPLSKWKPQSNTKCAEAFHSGQMHYKCNECGKAFSRKDSLVQHQRVHTGERPYECSECGKTFSRKPILAQHQRIHTGEMPYECGICGKVFNHSSNLIVHQRVHTGARPYKCSECGKAYSHKSTLVQHESIHTGERPYECSECGKYFGHKYRLIKHWSVHTGTRPYECIACGKFFSQSSDLIAHQRVHNGEKPYVCSECGKAFSHKHVLVQHHRIHTGERPYKCSECGKAFRQRASLIRHWKVHAGERP; translated from the exons ATGGCGGCCGCCCTGCTGACGGACTCGGCGCAG GGGAAAGTGAACTTTGAGGACGTGTTCGTGTACTTCTCCCAGGAGGAGTGGGGGCTCCTTGATGAGGCTCAGAGGCTCCTGTACCGCGAAGTGATGCTGGAGAACTTTGCCCTTATGGCCTCACTGG GATATGCATCTTCCATGTTCCATGGGATTGCCCCACTGGAGCTGGACAGTGAGCCCTGGCTATCTGAGTGGGCCAACATGACTCCAGCCATGACCAGAGAGGCTCAGGGTGGGGGTGGCCCTG GTTGTTCGCATggaatggaggaggaggagatacCTTTTGAGCAGAGCGTTTCTGTAAAAGGAGTGTCACAGGTCACGATTCCTAAGACGATTCCGTCTTCCCAGAAGGCCCACCCCTGTGAGACATGTGGCCCGATCTTGAAAGATGTTTTGTACTTGGCTGAGCACCAGGAAACACACCCTGGGCAAAAACCATACatgtgtgtggcatgtgggaaacAACTCTGTTTCAGTGCAAACCTTCACCACCAGAAGCAGCACAGTGGAGAGAAACACTGCAGAAGGGATGAGGGTAGGGCCTTTCTTGTGAACAGCTGCTCTGTCCAACCATTGGACATGCCCTTTACCACAGGGGAGGGTTGTAAGGACTTCCCAACTAGCTCAAGCATATTCCAGCACCATGCTCCTCTTAGTAAGTGGAAGCCACAAAGTAACACCAAGTGTGCAGAGGCCTTTCACAGTGGACAAATGCATTACAAgtgcaatgaatgtgggaaagccttcagccGCAAAGACTCACTTGTTCAGCACCAGAGAgtccacactggagaaaggccttatgagtgcagtgagtGTGGGAAAACCTTCAGCCGCAAACCCATACTTGCGCAGCACCAGAGGATCCACACTGGAGAAATGCCTTACGAGTGTGGCATATGTGGGAAAGTTTTTAACCATAGCTCTAACCTTATTGTACACCAGAGAGTCCATACTGGAGCAAGGCCTTAcaaatgcagtgaatgtgggaaagcctacAGTCACAAATCCACACTTGTTCAGCATGAGAGTATCCatactggagaaaggccttatgagtgcagcgAATGTGGGAAATACTTTGGTCACAAATACAGACTCATTAAACACTGGAGTGTTCATACTGGGacaaggccttatgagtgcattGCATGTGGGAAGTTCTTCAGCCAAAGTTCCGACCTTATTGCACACCAGAGAGTTCACAATGGCGAAAAGCCATATGTGTGCAGTGAGTGTGGAAAAGCCTTTAGCCACAAACATGTGCTTGTTCAGCACCATagaatccacactggagaaaGACCGTATAAGTGCAGTgagtgtgggaaggccttcaggCAAAGAGCTTCCCTCATCAGACATTGGAAAGTTCATGCTGGAGAAAGGCCTTAG
- the LOC117309273 gene encoding uncharacterized protein: MAAAALMDRAQGCVTFEDVLVYFSREEWELLEEVQRLLYRDVMLENFALVASLGCWCESDNEEAPSEQSILVGVSEVRTPESCPFIQKAHPCEICDPLLKDILHLAEHQRSCPAQKQYTCDPCGQGFLFSENFYQPQKQYSGKNPIRRDDDGALLVKSCAVHMLGRPFTCREEGMDLPDSSGLFQHQSTHNGMSPCRRAEFMEPFPQSSRLGRHQGDHDELMLLNCSDNGKAFLNTFTLHDNQITQAEVRAFRCLPCGDLSKENSALTHHNKIHSGEISHVCKECRKSFIHLSHLKTHQKFHTGKRQYTCSECGKAYSRSSHLVQHQRIHTGERPYECGECGKAFSRKNTLVQHQRVHTGERSYDCSECGKAYSRSSHLVQHQRVHTGERPYECSECGKFFSQSSHLIEHWRIHTGARPYECIECGKFFSHNSSLIKHRRVHTGARSYVCGKCGKAFGCKDTLVQHQIIHTGARPYECSKCGKAFSRKDTLVQHRKIHTGERPYECSECGNFFSHSYNLIVHQRIHTGAKPFECSECGKCFSHNSSLILHQRGHSGVRPYVCSECGKAYISSSHLVQHKKVHTGARPYECSECGKFFSRNSSLILHQRVHTGEKPYVCSECGKAYSRNSHLVRHQKVHTGEGPHECNIFGGPLAASVTLV, translated from the exons ATGGCGGCCGCGGCGCTTATGGACCGAGCTCAG ggctgtgtgacctttgagGATGTACTTGTGTACTTCTCCCGGGAGGAGTGGGAGCTCCTTGAGGAAGTTCAGAGACTCCTGTACCGtgatgtgatgctggagaactttGCACTTGTGGCCTCGCTGG GTTGTTGGTGTGAATCAGACAATGAGGAGGCCCCTTCTGAGCAGAGCATTCTTGTAGGAGTATCAGAGGTCAGGACTCCTGAGTCATGTCCATTTATCCAGAAAGCCCACCCATGTGAGATATGTGACCCACTCTTGAAAGACATTTTGCACCTGGCTGAACACCAGAGATCATGCCCTGCACAGAAACAGTACACATGTGACCCCTGTGGGCAAGGATTCCTGTTCAGTGAAAACTTTTATCAGCCTCAGAAGCAATATAGTGGGAAGAATCCCATCAGAAGGGATGATGATGGGGCCTTACTTGTGAAGAGCTGTGCTGTCCACATGTTAGGGAGACCTTTTACTtgcagggaggaagggatggaCTTGCCAGATAGCTCTGGCCTCTTCCAGCACCAAAGTACTCACAATGGAATGAGTCCATGCAGAAGGGCTGAGTTCATGGAGCCCTTTCCACAAAGCTCCAGACTCGGGCGACACCAGGGAGACCATGATGAACTGATGCTTCTTAATTGCAGTGACAATGGGAAAGCCTTCCTGAACACCTTCACTCTCCATGACAACCAGATAACTCAGGCTGAAGTGCGAGCTTTTAGGTGCCTACCATGTGGAGATCTGTCCAAGGAGAATTCGGCTCTTACTCATCACAATAAAATTCATAGTGGAGAAATTTCACATGTGTGTAAGGAGTGTAGAAAGTCCTTCATTCACCTGTCTCAcctaaaaacccaccagaaattTCACACTGGAAAACGACAGTATACatgcagtgaatgtggaaaagctTACAGCAGAAGCTCCCACCTTGTTCAGCACCaaagaattcacactggagaaaggccttatgagtgcggcgaatgtggaaaagcttttagccGCAAAAACACGCTTGTTCAGCaccagagagttcacactggagaaaggtcTTATGACTgcagtgaatgtggaaaagcctacAGCAGAAGCTCCCACCTTGTGCAGCaccagagagttcacactggagaaaggccttatgagtgcagtgaatgtgggaaattcttTAGCCAAAGCTCTCACCTTATTGAGCACTGGAGAATTCACACTGGGGCAAGGCCTTACGAGTGCATAGAATGTGGAAAATTCTTTAGCCATAACTCCAGCCTCATTAAACATAGGAGAGTCCACACAGGAGCAAGGTCTTATGTGTGTGGCAAATGTGGGAAGGCTTTTGGCTGCAAAGACACACTTGTTCAGCACCAGATAATTCACACTGGAgcaaggccttatgagtgcagcaAGTGTGGAAAGGCCTTCAGCCGTAAAGACACGCTAGTACAGCACCGGAAAATCCACAccggagaaaggccttatgagtgtaGCGAATGTGGAAATTTCTTTAGCCATAGCTACAACCTCATTgtgcatcagagaattcacactggagcGAAGCCTtttgagtgcagtgaatgtgggaaatgcTTTAGCCACAACTCCAGCCTCATTCTACACCAGAGGGGTCACAGTGGGGTAAGGCCTTATGTGtgtagtgaatgtgggaaagcctacATTAGTAGCTCCCACCTTGTTCAGCACAAGAAAGTCCACACTGGAgcaaggccttatgagtgcagtgaatgtgggaaattcttTAGCCGCAACTCTAGCCTCATCCTTCACCAGAGggttcacactggagagaagccttacgtgtgcagtgaatgtgggaaagcctatAGCAGAAACTCCCATCTTGTTCGGCACCAGAAAGTTCACACTGGTGAAGGGCCTCATGAATGCAACATCTTTGGTGGCCCTTTAGCTGCATCTGTTACACTTGTTTAG
- the LOC101332674 gene encoding uncharacterized protein isoform X2: MLENFALMASLGCSHGMEEEEIPFEQSVSVKGVSQVTIPKTIPSSQKAHPCETCGPILKDVLYLAEHQETHPGQKPYMCVACGKQLCFSANLHHQKQHSGEKHCRRDEGRAFLVNSCSVQPLDMPFTTGEGCKDFPTSSSIFQHHAPLSKWKPQSNTKCAEAFHSGQMHYKCNECGKAFSRKDSLVQHQRVHTGERPYECSECGKTFSRKPILAQHQRIHTGEMPYECGICGKVFNHSSNLIVHQRVHTGARPYKCSECGKAYSHKSTLVQHESIHTGERPYECSECGKYFGHKYRLIKHWSVHTGTRPYECIACGKFFSQSSDLIAHQRVHNGEKPYVCSECGKAFSHKHVLVQHHRIHTGERPYKCSECGKAFRQRASLIRHWKVHAGERP; encoded by the exons ATGCTGGAGAACTTTGCCCTTATGGCCTCACTGG GTTGTTCGCATggaatggaggaggaggagatacCTTTTGAGCAGAGCGTTTCTGTAAAAGGAGTGTCACAGGTCACGATTCCTAAGACGATTCCGTCTTCCCAGAAGGCCCACCCCTGTGAGACATGTGGCCCGATCTTGAAAGATGTTTTGTACTTGGCTGAGCACCAGGAAACACACCCTGGGCAAAAACCATACatgtgtgtggcatgtgggaaacAACTCTGTTTCAGTGCAAACCTTCACCACCAGAAGCAGCACAGTGGAGAGAAACACTGCAGAAGGGATGAGGGTAGGGCCTTTCTTGTGAACAGCTGCTCTGTCCAACCATTGGACATGCCCTTTACCACAGGGGAGGGTTGTAAGGACTTCCCAACTAGCTCAAGCATATTCCAGCACCATGCTCCTCTTAGTAAGTGGAAGCCACAAAGTAACACCAAGTGTGCAGAGGCCTTTCACAGTGGACAAATGCATTACAAgtgcaatgaatgtgggaaagccttcagccGCAAAGACTCACTTGTTCAGCACCAGAGAgtccacactggagaaaggccttatgagtgcagtgagtGTGGGAAAACCTTCAGCCGCAAACCCATACTTGCGCAGCACCAGAGGATCCACACTGGAGAAATGCCTTACGAGTGTGGCATATGTGGGAAAGTTTTTAACCATAGCTCTAACCTTATTGTACACCAGAGAGTCCATACTGGAGCAAGGCCTTAcaaatgcagtgaatgtgggaaagcctacAGTCACAAATCCACACTTGTTCAGCATGAGAGTATCCatactggagaaaggccttatgagtgcagcgAATGTGGGAAATACTTTGGTCACAAATACAGACTCATTAAACACTGGAGTGTTCATACTGGGacaaggccttatgagtgcattGCATGTGGGAAGTTCTTCAGCCAAAGTTCCGACCTTATTGCACACCAGAGAGTTCACAATGGCGAAAAGCCATATGTGTGCAGTGAGTGTGGAAAAGCCTTTAGCCACAAACATGTGCTTGTTCAGCACCATagaatccacactggagaaaGACCGTATAAGTGCAGTgagtgtgggaaggccttcaggCAAAGAGCTTCCCTCATCAGACATTGGAAAGTTCATGCTGGAGAAAGGCCTTAG